In 'Nostoc azollae' 0708, the following are encoded in one genomic region:
- a CDS encoding transposase, translating into MIPLLVDNLNIYTPSVLCEVFSPQEACRIIQKLEFHYTPKHASWLNQVEIELSVLSGQCLERRIPNVEVLSSEIATWESQRNQQKPSVCWGFKIKDARKKMQRLYPII; encoded by the coding sequence GTGATACCTTTACTTGTTGATAACCTAAATATTTATACTCCAAGTGTTTTATGTGAAGTTTTCTCTCCACAAGAAGCATGCCGCATTATTCAGAAATTAGAGTTTCACTATACTCCTAAACACGCTTCCTGGTTGAATCAAGTAGAAATTGAATTATCAGTGTTATCTGGCCAATGCTTAGAACGACGTATTCCTAATGTAGAAGTATTATCTTCTGAAATTGCTACTTGGGAGTCACAGCGTAATCAACAAAAACCCAGTGTTTGTTGGGGTTTTAAAATCAAGGATGCACGTAAAAAAATGCAGCGTTTATATCCGATCATTTAA